Below is a window of Vanacampus margaritifer isolate UIUO_Vmar chromosome 11, RoL_Vmar_1.0, whole genome shotgun sequence DNA.
ttgtagaaaaattttttttttcaaatcataccacatgatgtcaaaatataaccactccagaaaaaaaaaaaatatatatatacgtatatatataaaaccacTACATACCACTATATATGTTGGTTgttatatgtatgtgtttatcTTGCATTGGTTATACATTGACCTTAAaagtagtaaataaaataaatcttcgTCTAATGACTgtcacaatataaataaatattttatttttattttattttatgtatataaatataaacagcCTTTTCACTGTATTAAAATAcatgtaatttaatttcaacAGCGGGTTTTTTAGTAAGCATATTTGAGTAGTTTGAAAACTGCTAtactacaaataaaatattttacaggaCTAAAACCTTTGACTTGTTTTTGAGGACTTTTGCCTATTATGCTActgcaataatattaataaagtgATTTTTTAGAAGTTACATGGAGTAAAAGTTTATGataaatgaataatgaaaaGCGCTAGCAAGAAATAAAAACGCTATCTTGcactaaatgtgtgttttttttctttagtgtcATCCGGGCTGTCCCTGGGTCAGCCATCTAAGCGTTCCCAAATGCAGCTATCCGCAACCTCTTTGGGAAACCCGCTCAGCAACGGCCCCCCCAGCCTCCATTACCCGGTCACCCCGTGTCATTACAGCAACCAGCAAGCCACCTATGGCATCATGGCAGGTAGGTTGGCATGATGCTCACTTATCGATCAAAATTGAGGTTTGAGTGTGGACAGTTTGgtaaaaataagtgtttttttgtaatgtgctgTATATTTGGGTTGAGTGTGACGTGTTTCTGCcattgacagtaaaaaaaacgtTGCTGGAGAAGCCCCATTATCTTGAACAGCTCACGCAAGAATGACTCAGCGTTGTGACATTTCTGACTAAATGTGACATACTTctgcaggcacacaaaaaagattttttagaCAGGAAAGATACTGTAAGGTTATTGTTCTTTTAAAAACGTCCACATCTCCCTTCAAAAGTTTGtattttcatctataaaacaaTATTGTCCTATTAATGAAAATTCCAATCTACTTAAAAAATACTGATCAGCatatatatagaatataatGCAATGCACATTGAGAAAAAAACCCTCTTTGGTTAATTAAGGGACCGTAATTGCAGaattagtattaaaaaaatatttaataataataataatactaaaataataataatgaataaaccAACAGCAATATTAAATaatcgcacgcacatacaaaaaaaaaagaaaaagagaagaaaaaaaaagagagagcaatgatgatgacatgtcgaatcgttaagattaccgaatgaacaatactgagttctgtctaacaacaataaaaaaaaaacaatattaaataatcaaaataaaatatttatttataataataataataataataaatatatatatgtatatatatatataaaatctcgcgacccttgtgaggacgagcggttaaaatggatggatggatatataaatataattattataattattatttttatttttttaagtaaacaaagagggggaaaaaagtctcaATTTTCTCCAGAATATTCTCAAGAAGGGAATAATGCAATCGAAAGAGGCGAAAGAGAGAACAAAGAAAGTCAGTAGGAGCTGCTGCAAGTGATTCCAAAACTTGTCTAGTAGATGAAATCAATACTCAAATTTTCATAGATGATCTCCCTCACCATTCCGTAAACTTCCAATCTCTGCTCTGACCTTCCCGTGTGACGTTTGTATGTCACGTTTGTACTCTTGTTTTGACTCCAGCTTGTGTGGATGGACCTTACAGTGTCACGCTAACAATAACACAATTTCATCTCTTGCCTCTGTGTCCTTTCCGACAGCTCAGGAAATGCTCTCGGCAAGTATTTCTCAGACGTGCATCCTGCAAACATGTGGCGTCCCCCCGCCGAACATGGTGAGCGCTGCAAACCCGCTGCAAGGTAATCGCACAGTTCCATCGGTTTATCTCGAACCGGAAGCATCAGTgtagttgtttgttttgatcgatatcaatgggaggaacttccCAGGGTGGGGATTTTTGTCTGATTTTATCATTTACAACTTCAGCTCTTTCAATTTGTCAACAATAAATGGTGCGATTAAATTGTACCTTttggccaatttatttattttttttattccttgttAAAATCATACAATTTGAGTAAAATGAATGTCATTCTTGACTTGATTTTTCCAGCAGATTAGATTAAAAACTtccgtggcaaaatggctgccccctgagataaataaaaacggctggattttggatTTTTTCGAACCCGTAGCCTTTACATATAGTATAAAATTGGCCGTGAACAAACTACAATATTGCTAAAATCCAACAAGACCTCAGGGTAAAATTTTTACATCAATTTCAGAGCGTTTGAGATTTTAAGACAGACCATGGAGCAGAGTTTTTTTATGCGCCATAAACAAACTGAACAGTGTGTTATTGAATTGTTCCCCGGTGCAAAAGCAGCATACGCTATTTTTAAAAGTTTAACCACAACCAACAAAACCTTTTCCGTGCCAGAGATCCAAACACCAACATTGTGCATTTGGAGTGATTGTCTTTATACTGTTGCCAAACGCTGTGTTATTTCCAGTTCCTTTCCTGCAGACTGCTGTAGGTGTTGATGGCTACTGTGAGTCAGCCCTGCACAATCTGCACTCACctaagcgttaaaaaaaaaataaataataataataataataaagctcaAAAGAAAACCATGAAATGTGGCATAAAAAGATTAAACAGATGCTCAATACTTTAGCAATATTACAAATGATTTACTTGGAAGCAATTCAGTTCTACACCCCAATATgaaacattattaactcattcactgccattgacggcaatagacgtcaaaaattcatttgaactctttctagtagtttaaaaatgtttttcccacttttgttaacaagagtatgaaaacctaggaaaaaaaatattggacatttatttagaacagctataaaatgtgtgattaatcgtgagttaacgattgaagtcatgcgattatttacaaataaaaattttcatcgcctgacgcccctgatttttaactctttgactgccagacattttcagaaaagggatgccgtgagtgccagccgatttaagcattttgactgatctttcaaggtccacagaaaattatgtgtttggactatggaaacacaaatactatcaaatgaaagattggactctcatcttccatcagaaaaaaaaagtttgtttctaccttattccgtttttcagtaatcaacaatagaaaatggttagtttcacctctgtttggaaacaaacgtcttataacgtctttggcactcctccataggattttactaaacgttatttaacatttttggcagtcaaagagttaataatcttttcttaaaaaaaaaaaagattattaaaaacaaaatgtgtaggttttcatactcttgttaacaaaagtgggaaaaaaatatgttcaactaatagaaatagttgaatttttgacatctattgccgtcaatggcagttaatgagttaaattagagtaaacattgtttaatttCTAATCCAGCGCTCATTTTGGATCTGATCTAATTGAGCGTCAGctactgaaataaatattcagagaaggtaaagaaagagaagaaataaatgttttattgaaaGACAATTTCAGTCATGTGGAGCGGATGGAATACGACCTGAAGCTGGAGGTCAAGTACAATTAACCTTTGCCATAGAGGTAATaacattaattattttaacaagACGGGGCCGGACGGTAAATATTATCTGGAAAGCTCAAATGAAAATGAGGGCAAAGTGACCCTATGAATTGTTATGCACTGTATCAAAGTCCTGCACAGaaatatgacatcatcaagATCAAATATCCTCCAAACAGGGAACATGAGGCCAACAAATTATCtctactgttttgttttttttttggtgattttATTCCCACTACATTAACAACAATAACGTGATGAATGGTAGCAAATCGAAGGACTGAGGAGCAGATATTGGAAAGAAGCACGAGGTCAAAAACGCATTAAGTGGATTCAAGTTCATGTAGTAAATTGACTCAGAAGAGTCGAACAAATTAAAGTTGAACCCGGTGGTCAAAAAACATCATCACACAAAGTGAGGCGTAAAAGGATTACTTATTGTTGCGACCTTCAAGAAGCAAGGTGTTCAAACATCAACACATTTTATCATCATTTTCCTTGCTTATATCATTTAGACCATTAGCCTCAAACTGAAGTGCAGTAAATTCGGCAAAtggtaaacaacaacaatcacgaTGCCACTTAGAGTAGCAGTTCATGTTAGCCTCCgaaacctgacttttttttttttagttttctccTCCAGCTAGTAACACTAAGCTCACTCTACTTTTCTCACGAATGCCAAGCTTCAAGAGGAGAAGGGCTTTGTCTCTTCTGGGAGTTGATGGAAACAAGAGCAAAGTTGATCCGCGTCTTACACTAAGTACATTCAATTTAGAGAGTCTGTGCACACTTAGAATGTTGAATATTTTATGGCTAAtggaacaaaatattttgttaatatCACCATAGATTGATTCTCAAATAGTACCTTTTAGCcatacaagaataaagtgtaattgcatatccattacagtaggtggcagtgccgtactcttctttttttttttttgtcacagacttaaaaacaatgttaacttttgtttgtaaGGTTAGCTATATTtcgtttttcattttctttcatgTTAATAAGGATACCATGTTAtgcagaggtgtacttacaACAATCTTAtcgacaaatattttatatatttagtcACTGTGGAGAGTTGGGGGCGGGGCGCAAaaggttttcttcttcttggcagAAAAGAAGCACTGCTAAagttagctagctacctagctaaccAGGtagcggatggatggatggatggatggatggatggatggatggatggatggatagatagatagatagatagatagatagatagatagatagatagatagatagatagatagatagatagatagatagatagatagatagacagacagacagacagacagacagacagacagacagacagacagacagacagagacctTTTTGATATCTTTGGTTCATTTTGAGCTCTAAAAATCAGCGTTGAAAGATCAAACATAAAAACAGCAAATCTTAtcgacaaatattttatatatttagtcACTGTGGAGAGTTGGGGGCGGGGCGCAAaaggttttcttcttcttggcagAAAAGAAGCACTGCTAAagttagctagctacctagctaaccAGGtagcggatggatggatggatggatggatggatggatggatggatggatggatggatggatggatggatggatagatagatagatagatagatagatagatagatagatagatagatagatagatagatagatagatagatagatagatagatagatagatagatagatagatagatagatagacagacagacagagacctTTTTGATATCTTTGGTTCATTTTGAGCTCTAAAAATCAGCATTGAAAGATCAAACATAAAAACAGCAAATCTTAtcgacaaatattttatatatttagtcACTGTGGAGAGTTGGGGGCGGGGCGCAAaaggttttcttcttcttggcagAAAAGAAGCACTGCTAAagttagctagctacctagctaaccAGGtagcggatggatggatggatagatagatagatagatagatagatagatagatagatagatagatagatagatagatagacagacagacagacagacagacagagagagacctTTTTGATATCTTTGGTTCATTTTGAGCTCTAAAAATCTGCGTTGAAAGATCAAacataaaaacagcaaatgcGAAAGCGTCTGGTGCTGCaatcaaggcaaaaaaaaaataaaatgcgaACGAGGGCAGTGGCATGATCAAAAGAGCCCAAATTCACTTTCTTCACTGTAATAACCTTATGTCTCGTAATGCTTCGGCCCTCCGCATTTGGGATGCAAAGTGAAGGGGAGGAAAAgggataaaatgaaaaaaagggcATATTGAGAACACACTGATGATTTTATTTCAGGGCTCAGAGACTTCAGTGCAGTCGTAGTAGTgagaaataaagacaaaaaaggaacttcaaactattttttttttcaacttgctACACGGAGGGAGAAGACTGTGTGGAGTGAGATGAAAAATTCCAGCTGCCAAGTGTGAAATCATTGACATAGAACATTCCGTTTGTTTTACAAtatacaaagcaaaaaaaaggtgtgtgcAATGAAGAACTGATATGCTCaatattatttcaattttttttaatacgttttgaaatgttaaatgtagcccaattattttatttaagtctAGTATCAACATgatattctaattaatattacattgccCCCAGTTCACTTTCATCACAGCTCGTCAACCTTGTAACTCTTAACAGTGGCGCAGTGTTGCCCCCACTAGCCCCGAGTCAAAATTtcgacgggaaaaaaaaatgtcacaaaatgtcaCGTCACAAAGTAACAATTTGCCCATGCATACAAACGCTGCGTGTCGAGCAGTGACCTCTTGCAATATTTCGTCATTCTGTCCAAGTATGATGCACACAGCGGGAGATGGAGGAAATGTTGGACAtgacttaaaaaatattacCGACCGGTCAGTATGAACCAGATGTCTTCCTGGAGGCTGTCAAATGGACAATATGCCGTCACTGATGCAATATTGATCAAACGCCGCGGTTGCCGGGTAATATTGATTACCTTTGAAAAGGTGTCGGTGCTGTCATCTTCAACTCTTGACTATGGAACAGGCAAAAATGATCAAAAGTTGAACAGCATGTTGGAAATGGAAAGCCATTTGAGCGTGTACAGTCCCtcgcaaaagtattggaacagcaagTTCGatgcctttttgttgttgttgtataccCAAGTTGGTGTTTCAtgtcaaaagatgaatatgagacaaaaagttcagaattccggcttttatttcatggtatttacatCTACACTAGATGTGTTAAACAACGACAGAAATGTATCACATTTCTGCACACCAGTAGGACAACATTGTTATGATTGTGTTTTGGATCGGGTCATTGATTTAAAGGATGTACTATGCTTATGCAGTTATTATGTCCCATATGATGCAAATTGTctctgctatgtgaaaaacatttatgtccatttttttcatttaaattattttttttgggggggggggggtgaatgcagacacccccaaaaaactacaaataaattcattaatcaattaatttaaaaaaaagtgtttttcacatagcagcggcAATATGTAGGGTGTCATTGTGTTACGGATGCAATATGCTTATACAGTTACTTAGTATTTTATGATATTATGCATACACAGGTCAAGGGGTCATTGTGGTACAAATATGTTAAGCTTATATGGTTACTATGTCATTTATgatgagttattattattattatgcaggTCAGGGGTCATTATGTTATGAATGCATTATGCTTATAAAGTTACTCTGTCTTTTGTGATGTGTTATTATGCATATACAGGACTTGGCAACTGGGTCATAGATGACTGCATTTTTTGGTTGGGTCATGGGGTCGTTGTGTTTTGATGTTGGTGTATTATGCCTATGCCGTTATTATGCTTATGCATGTCAGGGGGGCATTGTGTTATGGACGTATTGTGTTTATGCAGTTATTATGGTATGCAGGTCAGgggggtcattgtgttatggATGTATTGCGTTTATGCGGTTACTATGTCACTGACAGTGATATGTCGTGATGGTGATTATGTTTATGCAGTTATTATGTTATGTATGTTGGGGTCGGTGTGTTATGGATGTGTTGTGCTTATACAGTTACTATGTCACTTACAGATATATGGCGCGCTGATGGTGGTGATGATGTTTTGGCCATATCAGTCACCCTTTGTTTACCGATggtttatgcagttactatgtccatTATGATGATTGGGTGCtcagttactatgcagttgctaATTGCCTATATTAGTGTTTCCAGTCACTCTTATTTCACCCTACAGGCCTTTCTTCTTTCATATGGAATTGTGCATTGCCCTagagttactgaatgacactATGTCAAATTTTCGGTGCCACTAGCAGCAAGTTAAGACAACTAAAACAACTGTCTTGTGAGTGCAGCCTGACTAACACAAGAGGCCAGCATTGCATCATCTCGGACTAAATCCCTGaacatcattcattcattccgtTCACCCTTCGGATAAAGGCCAAGTTGCATCATACGTCTTGCTTTGTCTTTCTCTTCTGTCCCTCTGTCCAGGTTCACTGACACCGTGCTTGTACAAGTTTCCAGATCCCGGCCTAAGCGGCAGCTCTTGCGCATTGGGTCACGGTTTTCCCTCGCTGTCCTCGGCCCTCCTGCTAACTGACGAGGCCCCCGGGGGCCCCACTGTGGGCGAGATGAAAGTTAGCATCCAGAAGAAGAGCATCCGGGAGCTGGAGGACACCCCCGCTATGGACTCCCCACAGATACAAGAGCTGGAGATGTTTGCCAATGACTTTAAGATAAGGAGGATCAAACTTGGTGAGGATTGTGATGGGATTTCTTTGCAAATTGATTTATGTTGAAAATAACTGATATTTCAACACcgtaaatacaaatgtaattcCTTACTTGCAAACTTCTGACttcaaacatttgacattttctgcaATCAACCCATTTTTCTACCTCCGCTCCACTAGGCTACACTCAGACCAACGTGGGCGAGGCCCTCGCCGCCGTGCACGGTTCAGAGTTCAGCCAGACCACCATCTGCCGCTTTGAGAATTTGCAGCTGAGCTTCAAGAACGCCTGCAAGTTGAAGGCTATACTGGCCAAGTGGTTGGACGAGGCCGAGCTAGCTCGAGGTGAGCCCCAATCCCGATTCCTATCACCGTTTGTTCTTTAATTCGTCTTCCTGTCTCATCACCCTTCAGCTCTGAACAACGATAAAATTGGAATAAATGAGCgaaagaggaaaaggaggacAACCATCAGGtaaaatgactttaaaaaaatgtttcaatatgACTTCTGACTGCAGCTTTTAAAGTTCTTTATTCTCTACTTGATCCTCAATGCAGCCTGGGCGCTAAGGAGGCTCTTGAGCACAGCTTTGTGGAAAAAAGTAAGCCATCTTCCCAGGAAATAGCCAGGATAGCAAAAGGCCTCCACTTGGAGAAGGAGGTGGTCCGAGTGTGGTTCTGTAACAGGCGCCAGAGGGAGAAACGGGTCAAAACAAGCCTCAGCTCCTGCTTGGCCAAATTGAGTACAAACTGCATAGGCCAGATGAGTAAAACACATCGGCTGATATAAATCATCGAtgaattcatctttttttttttttctacagtcaGTGCGTCCTGTTTGTAATCCAGCAAAAtgaatgggttttttttcctactaaaaaaaaaaagagttggtgGGTCAACAGAAAAGGCAAAAAACATGGCTTTGTAGCACTTTTCTTTGTTAAGCTGACAGCTAAGTTAAAGTTTGTACGTGTGCATTTGTCATTCATTTTATAAgctgtttttatgtttgtgaGTAGAGATgcagttctatttcgtccctcccgaccgccaggtggcggtgctgaaacaacACGGAATTCCGTGCgtccgtgctgtttcagcactgccacctggcggtcgggaggAACGAAATCGAATCGTAGTTACATTCGTAACTgtcgtttttatttcacttgtAATGAATGATGTGTATTTGGACTACATACAATATCCAAACTTTGGCAACGAATTATTTATACAGGTGTAATATATACTATGctaaattatgttttaaattatagtttgaaaaacattcttaatatatttttagttgttgtaatgtgttaattccACAAGTGCCTGTACCGCAAACGTGTCGCTGGCATTTTCTCATGAGTTgatagtgaaaaaaatatagctTGGGCGTCATACTGGTGAAAACATAAATTGCAATTCGTACAGCCAGAAAACATTCAGATGCAAAACTGCCAGTAATTCATCTTCAGCTGCTGTAAACTCTCACATTTGTCAGCAGGTTTTGATGGTGCATTGCAGCGGTCTCTAAAATGAAGTTTCATAACCCTAATATTGCTGCCTTTCCTTCCCATTTCTACATTCCCAAGTAATCTAATAAACATACAACAGAAAAACGACTCCTATATGATCTTTTTTTCGTATGTGCACATATAATGATGTTTTTTAGGGAAAATATAACATAAGCTTTAAAGATGATTAATTATCAACCCTTCTTATTTCAACAAATATCAATGAAGgccatttttaatgtaaaagcAGTCACGTTGAATCCAGCTATGGGACAACTACGCCATCTGCTGTTATAAAGTTGTCACTGCACGAGAAACGTACCACTGAATTGATATTGTAACTTACTCTAACTTGATTACAGTCGTACTGTTAGCTTTTTGTTATGAATGCAGATGTGTATAGAGTTTATACAGAATAAACCGGTTGTCACACCACAGAACTGACCAGTTCCTGCAGTTTAGTTTAGACATCACACAAAAGATTACGTTTTTGTAGTTAacatttcatttgtaaaagaaaacattttccacCAGTATCATATTTTGTTTAACTTGTTACTGCTGAAATGGTGGGAATTTGtggtgttaaaaataaataccttcaaaacttttttttgtgcaagttTACATATTActaaacccattttttttttctaatagttACCATCCTGTGAAAAtatttatgtccattttttttattatacatttttgggatgaaactgaatgcagacgtcCCAAAATgtaataagtaaaaaataaaaatggacgtaagtgtttttcacagtacAGCTATCTTAACCAtcctttaaaaatgaaatacgcACACCATCAAAAAGTTGTACCAGAAGAAATTTTATTACTTATAAAATCCCATTTACACAGTCCAGTAATTAAGGAAACAagtgcacatacacacaaaataaaacagaacTTCCCAAGCAACCAAATTGTCAATGAATCTtctcaaaaaatgtttacagaTGTATAATTGGATGATTAAACTAGTTTATTATGCACGTGTGACACATGCAAAAACGTCCAAAGATAGAAGACGAAGGGTGCCCGAGTCACTCGCTCGCCCACGCATCACAGTGACAATCTCTTTGCAGTGTTTGTGTGCGTCTTTGACAAGAtgcaaac
It encodes the following:
- the pou1f1 gene encoding pituitary-specific positive transcription factor 1 isoform X2, translating into MASQAFAGDSFSPLAGDSPLPIFMHHSSVGDCLPSTSHGHSMVSAVSSGLSLGQPSKRSQMQLSATSLGNPLSNGPPSLHYPVTPCHYSNQQATYGIMAAQEMLSASISQTCILQTCGVPPPNMVSAANPLQGSLTPCLYKFPDPGLSGSSCALGHGFPSLSSALLLTDEAPGGPTVGEMKVSIQKKSIRELEDTPAMDSPQIQELEMFANDFKIRRIKLGYTQTNVGEALAAVHGSEFSQTTICRFENLQLSFKNACKLKAILAKWLDEAELARALNNDKIGINERKRKRRTTISLGAKEALEHSFVEKSKPSSQEIARIAKGLHLEKEVVRVWFCNRRQREKRVKTSLSSCLAKLSTNCIGQMSKTHRLI
- the pou1f1 gene encoding pituitary-specific positive transcription factor 1 isoform X3, encoding MVEAFNGCWNDAAWHSRRTYAAVSESSRSLWSNDVSSGLSLGQPSKRSQMQLSATSLGNPLSNGPPSLHYPVTPCHYSNQQATYGIMAAQEMLSASISQTCILQTCGVPPPNMVSAANPLQGSLTPCLYKFPDPGLSGSSCALGHGFPSLSSALLLTDEAPGGPTVGEMKVSIQKKSIRELEDTPAMDSPQIQELEMFANDFKIRRIKLGYTQTNVGEALAAVHGSEFSQTTICRFENLQLSFKNACKLKAILAKWLDEAELARALNNDKIGINERKRKRRTTISLGAKEALEHSFVEKSKPSSQEIARIAKGLHLEKEVVRVWFCNRRQREKRVKTSLSSCLAKLSTNCIGQMSKTHRLI
- the pou1f1 gene encoding pituitary-specific positive transcription factor 1 isoform X1: MEETAISRPLRWIASAQNVGMEKAAKVPPWSVAENESHSFSTSSPSWPDGLKQMVEAFNGCWNDAAWHSRRTYAAVSESSRSLWSNDVSSGLSLGQPSKRSQMQLSATSLGNPLSNGPPSLHYPVTPCHYSNQQATYGIMAAQEMLSASISQTCILQTCGVPPPNMVSAANPLQGSLTPCLYKFPDPGLSGSSCALGHGFPSLSSALLLTDEAPGGPTVGEMKVSIQKKSIRELEDTPAMDSPQIQELEMFANDFKIRRIKLGYTQTNVGEALAAVHGSEFSQTTICRFENLQLSFKNACKLKAILAKWLDEAELARALNNDKIGINERKRKRRTTISLGAKEALEHSFVEKSKPSSQEIARIAKGLHLEKEVVRVWFCNRRQREKRVKTSLSSCLAKLSTNCIGQMSKTHRLI